The following are encoded together in the Adhaeribacter arboris genome:
- a CDS encoding nitrate reductase, which translates to MKKNKSHRFKTTCSYCGVGCGIVVEQDAKGKIRVEGDAEHPVNRGMLCSKGLNLHYVVSDHSDRLLYPEMRWAKNQPRQRVSWDTALDRAAAVFKTIIDKYGPDSVGFYASGQCLTEEYYIVNKLVKGYLGTNNLDTNSRLCMSSAVVGYKMALGEDAVPASYEDIELADCFLIAGANPAWCHPILFRRLEQHKEQHPEIKVIVVDPRRTQTCALADLHLQINPGTDIVLYHAIARYLIEENLIDETFLLNHSDGFEEFKNFIFQTSLEEAAYTCDVPVAEIKLAATYIGNANGFISMWAMGLNQSVIGVDKNLALLNLSLITGQIGKPGSGPLSLTGQPNAMGGREVGGMANLLSAHRDLANPVHRQEVANYWGVPSVPAQPGLTATEMFQALRDDKLKAVWIICTNPLVSLPDAGLIEEALKKARFVVVQDISNKADTLQYADLVLPAAGWLEKSGTMTNSERRISYLNKVVSPPGEALPDVEILCRFAKKMNFSGFDYKRTDEIYEEHARLTKGTNIDISGLNYEALQEKRSIQWPVPALGHEGTPRLFTDHQFYTPNKRAKILTPASVYNQSEPISPEFPLILTTGRIRDQWHTMTRTGKVNKLKQHLGKPFLEINPIDAALRDINEGDTVEIVSQRGKVRVNAVVTTDIKTGVIFLPMHWGKILNRDFGRTNNLTNTLVDPKSKEPDFKFSAVQVQKYQKPFEKVVIIGAGAAAYRFINTYREKNIADDIHVFSQEAHPFYNRVLLPEYLNGHLNWEQLEKFKNGELAKLDVYLHESTGIRSINRVAKTVTDTHGKVHTYDKLVIATGSRAFVPKDVPMELPGIFTMRNRGDADRLKTFLNHQGHVVIVGGGLLGLELAASLREIDIQVSIVQLSSRLMERQLDLISGDLLREHIDEMDVKVYFNDQVQTIFPNKNEPGLVVNLKSGKSLPCNAVVYAVGTRPNVELALEAQIACGRGILVNDYLQTTTDPDIFAMGEVAEFNGVVNGITAAAEQQADVAARFLAGDFSSYYSGSIFMNILKLADLDLCSLGLVEVPDNSPDYEEVIFTDKAKRYYKKCIIHQDKLVGAILMGDKSEFAEFKTLIENKIELSEKRMELLRSGKPIAPVIGKLVCSCNNVGEGNLTSMVQGGCTDFRQLCQQSGAGLGCGSCKPEVKAILERALPSEPISV; encoded by the coding sequence ATGAAAAAGAATAAGAGCCATCGTTTTAAAACTACCTGTTCGTACTGCGGCGTAGGCTGCGGCATTGTGGTGGAGCAAGACGCGAAAGGTAAAATTCGGGTTGAAGGCGATGCGGAGCATCCAGTAAACAGAGGCATGCTTTGCTCCAAAGGATTGAATTTGCATTATGTTGTTTCGGACCATTCTGATCGGTTGTTGTATCCTGAAATGCGTTGGGCCAAAAATCAACCACGCCAACGGGTAAGCTGGGATACGGCTCTGGACCGGGCCGCTGCCGTTTTTAAAACCATTATTGACAAGTACGGACCCGATTCGGTAGGTTTTTATGCTTCGGGGCAATGCCTCACCGAAGAATATTACATTGTAAACAAACTGGTAAAAGGCTATCTGGGAACAAATAACCTCGATACCAATTCCCGGTTGTGCATGAGTTCGGCGGTGGTAGGTTATAAAATGGCGCTCGGCGAAGATGCCGTTCCGGCCAGCTACGAAGATATCGAACTAGCCGATTGCTTTTTGATTGCTGGCGCCAATCCAGCCTGGTGCCATCCTATACTTTTCCGTCGCTTAGAGCAGCACAAAGAACAACATCCGGAAATAAAAGTAATTGTAGTAGACCCGCGTCGGACACAAACCTGCGCTTTGGCCGACCTACATTTGCAAATAAATCCGGGTACCGATATTGTCCTGTATCATGCCATTGCCCGTTACCTCATCGAAGAAAATTTAATTGATGAAACTTTCCTCCTGAACCATTCCGATGGCTTTGAAGAATTTAAAAATTTTATTTTTCAGACTAGTTTAGAAGAAGCGGCTTATACCTGCGATGTTCCCGTAGCTGAAATTAAATTGGCTGCCACTTACATTGGCAATGCCAATGGGTTTATTTCGATGTGGGCGATGGGCTTGAACCAGAGCGTAATTGGAGTAGACAAAAATTTAGCTTTATTGAACTTATCCCTTATAACCGGGCAGATTGGGAAACCAGGTTCCGGGCCTTTATCCTTAACGGGTCAACCAAACGCCATGGGTGGCCGAGAGGTGGGTGGTATGGCTAATTTATTATCGGCGCACCGTGATTTAGCTAACCCCGTGCACCGGCAGGAAGTGGCTAATTATTGGGGAGTGCCCAGTGTACCCGCCCAACCCGGTCTCACTGCCACCGAAATGTTTCAGGCTTTGCGCGACGATAAATTAAAAGCAGTCTGGATTATTTGTACCAATCCATTGGTAAGTTTACCCGATGCAGGCTTAATTGAAGAAGCTCTGAAGAAAGCCCGTTTTGTGGTGGTTCAGGATATCTCGAACAAAGCCGATACCTTACAATACGCCGATTTAGTGCTTCCAGCCGCCGGTTGGCTCGAAAAATCCGGCACCATGACTAACTCCGAGCGTCGTATTAGCTACCTAAATAAAGTAGTATCTCCTCCCGGTGAAGCTTTGCCCGATGTAGAGATTCTTTGCCGCTTTGCCAAGAAAATGAATTTCTCGGGGTTTGATTACAAACGAACCGATGAAATTTACGAAGAGCATGCCCGCCTGACCAAAGGAACCAATATTGATATAAGCGGTTTAAATTACGAAGCGTTACAAGAAAAACGCAGTATTCAATGGCCGGTTCCGGCCTTAGGCCACGAAGGTACGCCCCGTTTGTTCACTGACCATCAGTTTTATACCCCCAATAAACGCGCTAAAATCTTAACGCCAGCTTCGGTGTATAACCAGTCGGAGCCGATAAGTCCGGAGTTCCCGCTTATTTTAACCACTGGCCGGATACGCGACCAATGGCATACCATGACCCGGACGGGAAAAGTTAATAAACTAAAACAGCATTTAGGCAAACCCTTCCTGGAAATTAACCCGATTGATGCCGCTTTGCGGGATATTAATGAGGGAGATACCGTTGAAATTGTAAGCCAGCGCGGCAAAGTTCGGGTAAATGCTGTAGTTACTACCGATATTAAAACGGGTGTTATATTTCTGCCCATGCACTGGGGTAAAATATTAAACCGCGATTTTGGCCGCACCAACAATTTAACCAATACCTTGGTCGACCCGAAATCGAAAGAGCCAGATTTTAAATTTTCGGCGGTACAAGTACAGAAATACCAGAAACCATTCGAGAAAGTAGTCATTATTGGAGCCGGAGCTGCCGCCTACCGCTTTATAAATACCTACCGGGAGAAAAATATTGCCGATGATATTCATGTGTTCTCGCAGGAAGCGCATCCGTTTTATAACCGCGTGTTATTGCCCGAATACTTGAATGGCCATTTAAACTGGGAACAACTCGAAAAATTTAAAAATGGTGAACTGGCTAAGTTAGACGTGTATCTACACGAATCTACGGGTATCCGGTCCATCAACCGGGTAGCCAAAACCGTTACCGATACGCACGGCAAAGTACATACTTACGATAAGCTGGTTATTGCTACGGGCAGCCGGGCCTTTGTTCCGAAAGATGTACCTATGGAATTACCCGGTATTTTTACGATGCGTAATCGCGGTGATGCCGACCGTTTAAAAACTTTCCTGAATCACCAGGGCCACGTGGTAATTGTAGGAGGAGGTTTATTGGGCTTAGAGTTAGCGGCTTCCCTGCGCGAAATAGATATACAGGTATCCATTGTGCAACTGAGCTCGCGGCTTATGGAGCGGCAACTCGATTTAATTTCCGGGGATTTGCTACGCGAGCACATCGACGAGATGGATGTTAAAGTTTATTTTAACGACCAGGTACAAACTATTTTCCCAAATAAAAACGAACCAGGCTTAGTTGTAAATTTAAAAAGTGGTAAATCTTTGCCTTGCAACGCAGTGGTTTACGCCGTAGGAACGCGCCCCAACGTAGAATTAGCTCTGGAAGCTCAGATTGCCTGTGGCCGCGGAATTTTAGTAAACGATTACTTACAAACTACTACCGACCCAGATATTTTTGCCATGGGCGAAGTAGCCGAATTTAACGGGGTAGTCAATGGTATTACGGCAGCTGCCGAACAGCAAGCAGATGTTGCCGCCCGTTTCCTGGCCGGTGATTTCAGTAGTTATTATTCCGGCTCTATATTCATGAATATTTTAAAGCTGGCCGATTTGGACTTGTGTTCTTTAGGACTTGTAGAGGTGCCGGATAATAGCCCAGATTACGAAGAAGTAATCTTCACGGATAAAGCCAAGCGCTATTACAAAAAATGCATTATTCATCAGGATAAACTGGTTGGGGCAATTTTAATGGGCGATAAAAGTGAATTTGCCGAGTTTAAAACGCTCATTGAAAACAAAATTGAATTATCGGAGAAGCGTATGGAGTTGCTTCGGTCCGGTAAACCGATTGCTCCGGTAATAGGAAAACTGGTTTGTTCTTGCAATAACGTGGGTGAGGGAAATTTAACCTCTATGGTACAAGGAGGCTGCACCGATTTCCGGCAACTTTGTCAACAGTCCGGCGCGGGCTTGGGCTGTGGCTCCTGCAAACCAGAAGTAAAAGCTATTTTGGAACGGGCTCTACCGTCAGAGCCAATTTCGGTGTAG
- a CDS encoding rubredoxin domain-containing protein encodes MEKRDLVRVFARGGVVSPGDLKQILTTASELGNEVIHFGSRQDILFPVSIRSKTILDTTFQAIRTDYDFGGKHYENIVSSYVASDILPATSWLHSDTYLYILDDFDRYRPQLKVNIADPRQTLVPLFTGNLNFVASKQENYWYLYLSLPEYGNKLLCWPALIYTFDVVRTVKALEAVYLEQPNLPITGLYDQTNASIKANNRPLQSELELPTVPFPTYEGMNKMSGDKYWLGLYWRNNQYTINFLQALCDLCVQTNIGKISITPWKSFIIKGIAERDKIKFEKLLGKFGINMRHSSLELNWHLPVLDEEALQLKRYLVRSFDQNDICTEGLTFAIKTVPMNLFTSIVIEKNPASKYSDKYELLPTYNVLYCRDFNPNKRDYLTYAKDVLQEDLAPLLMELSRLYYEQLDYEPEVKINKPAVEQKTLHPVYQCSHCLTVYDQTFGDETAGVPAGVTFEELPKTYVCSLCEAPKNDFVRLHLEKAPL; translated from the coding sequence ATGGAAAAGAGAGATTTAGTCCGGGTATTTGCCCGTGGGGGAGTAGTTTCGCCGGGAGATTTAAAGCAGATTCTGACTACGGCCAGTGAGCTGGGGAACGAGGTAATTCATTTTGGGTCACGGCAGGATATTCTGTTTCCGGTTAGTATTCGCAGTAAAACTATTCTGGACACAACTTTTCAGGCAATTCGCACCGATTATGATTTTGGGGGCAAACACTACGAAAATATAGTTAGTTCGTACGTGGCTTCCGATATATTACCCGCTACCAGCTGGCTGCACTCCGATACCTACTTGTATATTCTGGATGATTTCGACCGTTACCGGCCTCAATTAAAAGTAAATATTGCCGACCCTAGGCAAACACTAGTGCCTCTTTTTACCGGAAATTTAAATTTTGTGGCTTCTAAGCAGGAAAATTATTGGTATTTGTATCTAAGCCTACCCGAGTACGGCAATAAATTACTTTGCTGGCCAGCCTTAATCTATACATTTGATGTGGTGCGTACGGTAAAAGCCCTGGAAGCTGTTTACCTGGAGCAACCTAATTTACCCATCACCGGTTTGTATGACCAAACCAATGCCAGCATAAAGGCAAACAACCGGCCTCTGCAAAGTGAATTGGAATTACCTACTGTGCCTTTCCCGACGTATGAGGGCATGAATAAAATGTCCGGTGATAAATACTGGCTGGGACTTTACTGGCGCAATAACCAGTATACCATTAATTTCCTACAGGCACTCTGCGATTTATGCGTGCAAACTAATATTGGTAAAATCAGCATAACGCCCTGGAAATCGTTTATTATTAAAGGAATTGCCGAACGCGATAAAATAAAATTTGAAAAGCTGCTGGGTAAATTTGGCATAAACATGCGGCATTCGTCGCTGGAATTAAACTGGCACTTACCGGTACTCGACGAAGAAGCTTTGCAGTTGAAACGTTATCTCGTGCGCAGCTTCGACCAGAACGACATTTGTACGGAAGGATTAACGTTTGCGATAAAAACTGTTCCGATGAATTTATTTACCTCTATCGTCATCGAGAAAAATCCGGCTTCAAAGTATTCCGATAAATACGAACTGCTGCCCACTTACAATGTACTGTACTGCCGCGATTTTAACCCGAACAAACGCGATTACCTGACTTACGCGAAAGATGTATTGCAGGAGGACTTAGCCCCTTTGCTCATGGAGTTAAGCCGTTTGTACTACGAGCAATTAGATTACGAACCCGAAGTAAAAATAAATAAGCCAGCTGTAGAGCAAAAAACGTTACACCCGGTTTACCAATGTTCGCATTGCCTAACGGTATACGACCAAACTTTCGGCGACGAAACTGCCGGTGTTCCGGCTGGAGTAACTTTTGAAGAGTTGCCTAAAACCTACGTTTGTTCGTTGTGCGAAGCTCCTAAAAACGACTTTGTTAGGCTGCATTTAGAAAAAGCACCTCTTTAA
- a CDS encoding MBL fold metallo-hydrolase encodes MKKYFTLSFVLLLLIGGFVTNGFGQTGKPSKTPGTTNTILEQIKKHTSGTAIWWTGHNGWLIQSGDLLISTDLALEYGGRSAPAPVSALEIAPELDIYLVTHAHSDHFDPKTAKIFIKNSKCIFVLPESCLKTAQELGIPQARIRVAKPREPFELLGAKIEPIRAIHGNANFAVYFEANLQDCGYVITVGGKRFLQPGDSVLLEDQLFQEKIDVLFFSPTEHNTYIDNSVMLINRLSPDYILPQHHSTMTYDERDRFWAKGYPAEVKIRLSKPLQDRYHILEQGGYLEIK; translated from the coding sequence ATGAAAAAATATTTTACACTTAGTTTCGTATTACTGCTACTAATAGGCGGTTTTGTAACAAATGGCTTTGGGCAAACCGGAAAGCCTTCTAAAACTCCTGGGACTACCAATACTATTCTGGAGCAAATCAAAAAGCATACATCCGGAACAGCTATCTGGTGGACCGGGCACAATGGTTGGTTAATTCAATCAGGAGATTTATTGATTAGTACCGATTTAGCTTTGGAATATGGCGGCCGGAGCGCTCCTGCCCCGGTTTCTGCACTGGAAATTGCCCCGGAACTAGATATTTACTTGGTTACTCACGCGCACAGCGACCATTTTGACCCGAAAACAGCCAAAATATTTATAAAAAATTCGAAATGCATTTTTGTACTGCCGGAAAGTTGCTTGAAAACAGCTCAGGAATTAGGTATACCGCAGGCACGGATTAGGGTAGCGAAACCAAGAGAGCCTTTTGAACTATTGGGCGCCAAAATAGAGCCCATTCGGGCCATTCATGGCAACGCAAACTTCGCGGTGTATTTCGAAGCTAATTTACAAGATTGTGGTTATGTAATTACCGTTGGCGGCAAACGCTTTCTGCAACCCGGCGATTCCGTTTTACTGGAAGACCAACTTTTTCAGGAAAAGATAGATGTGCTCTTTTTCTCTCCTACCGAGCATAATACGTACATTGATAATTCCGTAATGCTGATAAACCGGCTTTCGCCAGACTATATATTACCCCAGCACCATAGTACTATGACTTATGATGAACGGGACCGCTTCTGGGCTAAGGGCTACCCAGCCGAAGTAAAAATAAGACTTTCTAAACCCTTGCAAGACCGCTATCATATTTTAGAGCAAGGCGGTTACCTGGAAATAAAGTAA
- a CDS encoding molybdopterin molybdotransferase MoeA: MITVDEAFARIIANKIDLPVTEIALDEAVGKVLQEPVYADRDFPPYHRVTMDGIAIRYETYKAGEDTFQIEGLQLAGAPAQKLTNADGCLEVMTGAILPQNTDTVIRYEDVSITERRGKRYAHILAAPKMRLLNVHQQGFDRRANDLLIPEGTVLSPAEIAVAATVGKSSLKVTQVPRVAIISTGDELVDVTQTPLPHQIRKSNGYMLQAAMREQGITADLFHLVDDKPLLLQELQKLINQYNVLVLSGGVSKGKADFIPEVLRELGVQQLFHEVAQRPGKPFWFGKHAAGPVVFALPGNPVSTFVCYYKYVQPWLWTVLGASASWTMQASLTTEVTFNPKLTYFLPVKVFVTSTGLWRAQPVSIGGSGDFAALMTADGFLELPPDQTKFSAGESFPIICFRRFF; the protein is encoded by the coding sequence ATGATAACAGTTGACGAAGCTTTTGCCAGAATAATTGCCAATAAAATTGATTTGCCTGTTACCGAAATTGCTTTAGATGAAGCGGTTGGGAAAGTATTACAGGAGCCGGTTTATGCCGACCGGGATTTTCCGCCGTACCATCGCGTAACTATGGATGGCATTGCCATTCGGTATGAGACGTACAAAGCTGGTGAAGACACATTTCAGATAGAAGGTTTGCAACTAGCCGGAGCCCCTGCCCAAAAGCTAACTAATGCGGATGGCTGCCTCGAAGTAATGACGGGGGCTATTTTACCCCAGAATACGGATACTGTTATCCGTTACGAAGATGTAAGTATAACGGAACGACGCGGTAAACGGTATGCACATATTCTGGCGGCCCCCAAAATGCGCTTGCTGAATGTACACCAGCAAGGTTTTGACCGACGGGCGAACGATTTATTAATTCCGGAAGGTACCGTGCTTTCGCCCGCTGAGATAGCAGTGGCGGCTACTGTTGGTAAATCTAGTTTAAAAGTTACGCAAGTGCCTCGGGTAGCTATTATCTCTACTGGCGATGAGTTGGTAGATGTTACGCAAACCCCTTTACCGCACCAAATCCGGAAATCGAATGGTTATATGTTGCAAGCGGCAATGCGAGAACAGGGTATTACCGCTGATTTATTTCATTTGGTTGACGATAAGCCTTTGCTTTTACAGGAGCTGCAAAAGTTAATTAACCAATACAATGTGCTGGTATTGAGTGGGGGAGTAAGCAAAGGTAAAGCCGATTTTATACCGGAAGTCCTCCGTGAATTGGGAGTGCAACAACTTTTTCACGAAGTAGCGCAACGCCCTGGTAAACCTTTCTGGTTCGGAAAGCATGCTGCCGGACCAGTAGTTTTTGCTTTGCCAGGTAACCCGGTTTCTACGTTTGTTTGTTATTATAAATATGTTCAGCCTTGGTTATGGACGGTTTTAGGAGCTTCCGCTAGCTGGACTATGCAAGCCAGCTTAACCACTGAGGTTACTTTTAACCCAAAGCTTACATATTTTTTGCCGGTAAAAGTATTTGTTACGTCAACTGGCTTGTGGCGGGCTCAACCCGTTTCAATTGGTGGCTCCGGCGACTTTGCTGCCTTAATGACTGCCGACGGCTTTTTAGAACTTCCCCCGGACCAAACCAAATTTTCGGCCGGAGAATCTTTTCCTATTATTTGTTTCAGAAGATTTTTTTAG